From a single Herbiconiux sp. SALV-R1 genomic region:
- the murJ gene encoding murein biosynthesis integral membrane protein MurJ, whose protein sequence is MTRRSARPELLLGAGALVSRILGFAKALLLVMCIGGTTAAPGGQIFDVANTLPTALYALIAGGALSSILVPEIAGALRREGVASGDSREHVSQIVSLTTYLALALTAFMLVLAPVLVNAYASAWPDSWLRLGAAMALWCIPQVFFLVQYGTLSQILLAHGRFGYVAWAPALSNAVVICTLFAFLTLVPSGLVGVEEWTPTMVGILCGGATLGAVAQFALIGAPVAALGYRLRLRLRLRRLAHVGIGVVWGFLGVACWQGSYVVVSNVASAAGAALTIEGVDGASLNSLSAAYLLFLVPHGVMALSLITASYSRISLSLATGDVYRGWADACRTARRVVFVSAFFTALFIAIGPAIGATVWGAQPIGEVLQALGWGLAPFSLTVLIQRLFYAVGAVRAPVVVQSVVALLTVVGTLLVGAWISADHVVVGIAAVTSLATWAGLIVALVLLHRSPAFRDSVTASGRPAIAGALRATAVAIGAGVCARVAWDHLPRSGMTGPVEAVMHLVGATACALIVFFAIGILVRDSTASEAWRLCHSRRGAR, encoded by the coding sequence GTGACGCGCAGGTCCGCCCGTCCCGAGCTGCTGCTCGGGGCGGGCGCTCTCGTCTCTAGGATTCTCGGCTTCGCGAAAGCGCTGCTGTTGGTGATGTGCATCGGGGGAACGACCGCGGCGCCGGGCGGCCAAATTTTTGACGTTGCGAACACCCTTCCGACGGCCCTCTACGCCCTCATCGCCGGCGGTGCGCTTTCGTCGATCCTCGTTCCGGAAATTGCAGGGGCTCTACGGCGAGAAGGAGTCGCGAGCGGTGACAGTCGTGAGCACGTCAGCCAGATCGTCAGCCTAACGACATACCTTGCGCTGGCACTGACGGCATTCATGCTGGTTCTCGCGCCAGTACTAGTGAATGCCTACGCAAGCGCGTGGCCCGATTCCTGGCTGAGACTGGGGGCCGCAATGGCTCTCTGGTGCATACCGCAGGTGTTCTTTCTGGTGCAGTACGGCACGCTCTCTCAGATACTGCTGGCGCACGGGCGCTTCGGCTACGTCGCTTGGGCACCTGCGCTCTCGAATGCAGTAGTAATCTGCACGCTCTTCGCCTTTCTCACCCTGGTACCCAGTGGCCTCGTCGGAGTCGAAGAATGGACACCCACCATGGTTGGCATCCTGTGTGGTGGCGCAACACTTGGCGCCGTCGCACAATTCGCACTCATCGGCGCCCCCGTCGCCGCGCTCGGATACCGTCTCAGACTCCGTCTGCGGCTGCGACGGCTTGCCCACGTCGGCATCGGCGTGGTGTGGGGATTCCTTGGAGTGGCCTGCTGGCAGGGCTCCTATGTCGTCGTATCGAACGTCGCGTCTGCCGCGGGAGCTGCGCTGACCATCGAAGGAGTTGACGGAGCGAGTCTGAACTCCCTGTCCGCGGCCTACCTTCTCTTCCTTGTACCCCATGGCGTCATGGCTTTGTCGCTCATCACTGCGTCCTACTCCCGCATCAGTCTCTCTCTCGCAACCGGAGATGTATACCGCGGATGGGCCGACGCCTGTCGCACGGCACGGCGCGTAGTCTTCGTTTCAGCATTCTTCACCGCTCTGTTCATCGCCATCGGGCCCGCCATCGGCGCGACCGTCTGGGGCGCTCAGCCCATCGGTGAGGTACTTCAGGCACTTGGATGGGGCTTGGCGCCCTTCAGCCTCACAGTTCTCATCCAAAGACTGTTTTATGCGGTAGGTGCGGTTCGCGCACCGGTCGTAGTCCAAAGTGTGGTCGCACTTCTCACGGTCGTGGGCACCCTTCTTGTTGGCGCGTGGATATCAGCCGACCACGTCGTCGTGGGCATTGCCGCAGTCACCAGTCTGGCGACATGGGCAGGACTAATCGTGGCCCTCGTCCTGCTTCACCGAAGCCCGGCCTTCCGCGACTCTGTCACAGCCTCCGGGCGTCCGGCTATCGCGGGCGCGCTCAGAGCCACCGCTGTCGCGATCGGAGCCGGAGTCTGTGCTCGAGTGGCATGGGATCATCTGCCCAGGAGCGGTATGACCGGCCCCGTCGAAGCTGTGATGCACCTGGTCGGTGCTACAGCCTGCGCCCTCATCGTCTTCTTCGCAATTGGCATTCTTGTCCGCGACTCGACAGCGAGTGAAGCTTGGCGTCTCTGCCATTCGAGGCGCGGGGCTCGCTGA
- a CDS encoding DUF4041 domain-containing protein, whose product MSVAFNPPPGWPKPPAGWQPPAGWTPDPSWPPAPEGWQLWIDDSAPNAAPTSLATTEHEKVPADADSTFYAARIAYLEAENAALRQRGAISDSPDASIELDDARVLQDVGIYRYHHPLESAAAYQERLADLEARIANVIKSDRAIAKSELFTFNNSLAQGRKMTSDLGKLMLRAYNAETDNALRTLRAGNVLTAKRRLEASRTAIARLGALMEMRIDDAFHELRIEEIELTADWLMKKQQEREDAREERARLKEEEKVRRELEEERAKLDKERAHIAYAIDALAAKGEEDEDLLRRLAIIDEAIVENDFRAANVRAGYVYVISNEGAFGHEVVKIGLTRRLRPLERIAELSGASVPFRFDVHTLYFSEDAVTLENELHKHFASRALNQANSRKEFFFATPGEVREVLLEKVGNLLEFTEAAAATEYRQSRGAWPADISR is encoded by the coding sequence ATGTCGGTCGCGTTCAATCCGCCACCCGGCTGGCCGAAGCCCCCTGCTGGGTGGCAACCGCCCGCAGGCTGGACGCCCGATCCGTCCTGGCCCCCTGCTCCTGAGGGCTGGCAGCTGTGGATCGACGATTCTGCGCCGAACGCCGCCCCCACGTCGTTAGCCACGACCGAGCACGAGAAGGTTCCCGCTGATGCCGACAGCACCTTCTACGCGGCGCGCATCGCTTACCTAGAAGCAGAGAATGCGGCGCTGCGCCAACGGGGCGCGATCTCGGACTCCCCCGACGCGAGCATCGAACTGGATGATGCGCGAGTGCTGCAGGACGTCGGCATCTATCGCTATCACCATCCCTTAGAATCTGCGGCGGCCTACCAGGAGCGGCTTGCCGACTTAGAGGCGCGTATCGCGAACGTCATCAAGAGCGATCGAGCGATCGCGAAGAGCGAGTTGTTCACCTTCAACAACTCGCTCGCACAGGGCCGGAAGATGACCTCCGACCTCGGCAAGCTGATGCTGCGGGCGTACAACGCTGAAACGGACAACGCGCTCCGTACGCTTCGAGCCGGCAATGTGCTGACCGCGAAGCGCCGGCTCGAGGCGTCAAGGACGGCCATCGCGAGACTTGGCGCACTCATGGAGATGCGGATCGACGATGCGTTTCATGAGCTGCGAATCGAAGAGATCGAACTCACCGCGGACTGGCTGATGAAGAAACAGCAGGAGCGAGAGGATGCCCGCGAAGAGCGGGCGCGATTGAAGGAAGAGGAGAAGGTTCGGCGGGAGCTCGAGGAAGAGCGCGCCAAGCTCGATAAGGAGAGAGCGCACATCGCCTACGCGATCGACGCCCTGGCGGCCAAGGGCGAGGAGGATGAAGATCTTCTGCGGCGACTCGCCATCATCGACGAAGCCATCGTGGAGAACGACTTCAGGGCGGCAAACGTTCGGGCCGGTTACGTCTACGTGATCTCGAACGAAGGCGCATTCGGGCACGAAGTGGTGAAGATCGGTCTGACCCGACGCCTTCGTCCGCTCGAGCGGATTGCGGAGCTCAGCGGAGCATCCGTGCCGTTCCGATTCGATGTACACACTCTGTACTTCTCAGAGGATGCTGTGACTCTCGAGAACGAATTGCACAAGCACTTCGCATCTCGAGCCCTGAATCAGGCGAACTCCCGGAAGGAGTTCTTCTTTGCCACGCCAGGCGAAGTGCGGGAAGTGCTCCTGGAGAAGGTCGGCAACCTTCTGGAATTCACCGAGGCCGCGGCGGCGACGGAATACCGGCAGTCGCGGGGAGCTTGGCCCGCGGACATCTCTCGGTAG
- a CDS encoding nucleotide pyrophosphohydrolase, with amino-acid sequence MLTTSIHEELSAFVAERDWAQFHTPENLAKSISIEAAELLELFQWAPDADEQQIQDELADVLTYAYLLAAKLGKTPDDIVRAKLAKTREKYPIEKSRGTSTKYDQL; translated from the coding sequence ATGCTCACCACCTCCATCCACGAAGAACTCTCCGCCTTCGTAGCCGAGCGCGACTGGGCCCAGTTCCACACCCCCGAGAACCTCGCGAAGAGCATCTCCATCGAAGCCGCCGAGCTCCTCGAACTCTTCCAGTGGGCACCGGATGCGGACGAGCAGCAGATCCAAGACGAACTTGCCGACGTCCTCACCTACGCCTACCTCCTCGCCGCGAAGCTGGGGAAGACGCCCGACGACATCGTCCGAGCCAAGCTCGCGAAGACCCGCGAGAAGTACCCCATCGAGAAGTCCCGCGGCACCTCCACCAAGTATGACCAGCTCTGA
- a CDS encoding DUF2075 domain-containing protein: MTSSEIVRLPFDKAEVSVWARSGDKRITNWPVVYILDDGDDTRGATRKKQQDHRRKIYVGESLNVAARMRQHFASIERSTLTNLRVILDETFNKSVCLDLESFLIEMLSGDGAFEVLNRNDGIVNADYYNRAAYQAQFDAVFDRLKLDGVFTRTIPEIINSDLFKLSPFKSLTDDQAFAVEGVVKSLFDDLRSNDRSTTVIQGDPGTGKTVVAIYLLKLLADIRASTPLDALDDDSDSLFSEFFTDEHRMLLRDLRIGFVIPQQSLRKSVQKVFRKTPGLDPSMVLTAFDVGESATAFDLLIVDETHRLNQRANQPAAALNIKFRDITTKLFGHDDTSKTQLDWITAKSTHRIFLVDPAQSVKPADIPIETLERLVADAKTADHHHPLLSQMRVRAGSDYVGHVRRMLGAAPGSGSQSPASLPDFGEYDFRMFDDVSEMQTKIVRRDREVGLSRMVAGYAWEWKSKADKFAFDIEIGEFRMRWNSTQTDWIASPGSLDEVGSIHTVQGYDLNYAGVIIGPDLRFDTTTGRIIVDRASYFDKKGKEANKALGRVYSDDDLLWYIQNVYAVLLTRGIRGTYVYVHDPALREHLKRFVSQTQD, from the coding sequence ATGACCAGCTCTGAGATCGTCCGCCTCCCCTTCGACAAAGCGGAGGTCTCCGTCTGGGCTCGAAGCGGCGACAAACGCATCACCAACTGGCCGGTCGTCTACATCCTCGATGACGGCGACGACACCCGGGGTGCCACCCGCAAGAAGCAGCAGGACCACCGCCGCAAGATCTACGTAGGCGAATCCCTCAACGTAGCCGCCCGCATGCGCCAGCACTTCGCGAGCATCGAGCGCAGCACGCTCACCAACCTCCGCGTCATCCTCGACGAGACCTTCAACAAGTCCGTCTGCCTCGACCTCGAGTCATTCCTCATCGAGATGCTCAGCGGCGACGGCGCCTTCGAGGTACTCAACCGCAACGACGGCATCGTCAACGCCGACTACTACAACCGCGCTGCGTACCAGGCCCAATTCGATGCCGTCTTCGACCGCCTGAAGCTCGACGGCGTCTTCACCCGCACCATCCCCGAGATCATCAACAGCGATCTCTTCAAACTGAGCCCCTTCAAGTCGCTCACCGACGACCAGGCCTTCGCCGTCGAGGGCGTCGTGAAGAGCCTCTTCGACGACCTGCGCAGCAACGACCGCAGCACCACGGTCATCCAGGGCGACCCCGGCACTGGCAAGACCGTCGTCGCGATCTACCTGCTCAAGCTCCTCGCCGACATCCGCGCATCCACACCCCTCGACGCCCTCGACGACGACAGCGACTCCCTCTTCTCCGAGTTCTTCACCGACGAGCACCGGATGCTCCTGCGCGACCTCCGCATCGGCTTCGTCATCCCGCAGCAGTCGCTCCGCAAATCGGTACAGAAGGTCTTCCGCAAGACCCCCGGCCTCGATCCGTCGATGGTGCTGACGGCGTTCGACGTGGGCGAGTCGGCGACCGCCTTCGACCTCCTCATCGTCGATGAGACACATCGCCTGAATCAGCGCGCGAACCAGCCGGCGGCGGCGCTGAACATCAAGTTCCGCGACATCACGACGAAGCTGTTCGGCCACGACGACACCTCAAAGACCCAGCTCGACTGGATCACCGCCAAGAGCACCCACCGGATCTTCCTGGTCGACCCCGCACAGAGCGTGAAGCCGGCTGACATCCCGATCGAGACCCTCGAGCGCCTTGTCGCCGACGCCAAGACGGCCGACCATCACCACCCCCTCCTGTCGCAGATGAGGGTGCGTGCCGGTTCCGACTACGTCGGTCACGTGAGACGGATGCTCGGTGCCGCGCCGGGGTCGGGGTCGCAGTCGCCTGCGTCCCTCCCCGATTTCGGCGAGTACGACTTTCGGATGTTCGACGATGTCTCCGAGATGCAAACGAAGATCGTGCGCCGCGACCGAGAGGTCGGCCTCTCGCGCATGGTCGCCGGCTACGCCTGGGAGTGGAAGTCGAAAGCCGACAAGTTTGCTTTCGACATCGAGATCGGCGAGTTCCGGATGCGCTGGAACAGCACCCAGACCGACTGGATCGCGTCGCCCGGTTCGCTCGACGAGGTGGGTTCAATCCACACCGTGCAGGGCTACGACCTCAACTACGCCGGCGTGATCATCGGCCCCGACCTCCGCTTCGACACGACCACCGGCCGCATCATCGTCGACCGCGCCTCCTACTTTGACAAGAAGGGCAAGGAGGCAAACAAGGCGCTCGGCCGCGTCTACTCCGACGACGACCTGCTCTGGTACATCCAGAACGTCTACGCAGTGCTACTCACGCGAGGCATCCGCGGCACCTACGTCTACGTCCACGACCCGGCGCTCCGAGAGCACCTAAAGCGGTTCGTTTCCCAGACTCAGGATTAG
- a CDS encoding (deoxy)nucleoside triphosphate pyrophosphohydrolase, producing MTNLEVVAAVFLKGGRVLGCRRAPGRSAAGKWELPGGKVEPGEDPRDALRREVSEELGVEVMVGDLLDRSSTVVGTMTIDLACYSVMLTSNEPSSSTDHDALMWLEPANVMELEWATPDLPMIRKVSKW from the coding sequence GTGACCAATCTCGAAGTAGTAGCCGCCGTGTTCCTTAAGGGTGGTCGCGTTTTAGGGTGCCGGCGCGCGCCCGGCAGATCAGCAGCCGGCAAGTGGGAGCTTCCAGGCGGGAAAGTCGAACCGGGAGAGGACCCGCGGGATGCGCTGAGGCGAGAGGTATCGGAGGAGCTTGGGGTCGAGGTCATGGTCGGAGACCTCCTTGACCGCTCGTCGACCGTAGTAGGAACCATGACGATCGATCTCGCGTGTTACTCGGTCATGTTGACCTCGAACGAGCCGTCAAGCAGCACCGATCACGATGCATTGATGTGGCTTGAGCCTGCGAATGTGATGGAACTGGAGTGGGCCACGCCCGATCTCCCTATGATTCGAAAGGTCTCGAAGTGGTGA
- a CDS encoding AAA family ATPase, which yields MNYSPDPWDRAPAGEGFYPFVKIALDPSVTTIVGANESGKSQVLEAIEFGLTGENIIPRDFCRYSPFFLQDRELLLPEFGLKFSQLADKDVAAINDACGTGTTLEVPDEIAVFRVNATPKLRMYMRHGDEWSMSHIKKPSALKDLHIPLVYKIDARTPLPDSVPIQFLASGNEEHAVGHRGIRSRLDMILNNRAWFGSPAVFAENSETIRTALDAQDDGDERERAKFRLARTLLLDVAKLPAQLFEQLSEAIRDGKHGYAKSIVDTINGALARSLNFQHWWRQDSHFELFVEHQEYHLDFMIRDRTGRSYSFDERSGGLKYFLSYFVQYLAHAAARSSEQEILLMDEPDAYLSSSGQKDLLQIFDAFAFPRDDGLRPVQVVYVTHSPFLIDKNHAERIRVLEKGRNDEGTRVVANASRNHYEPLRTALGEFVAETTFMGNCNLIIEGPSDQVLIAGVSTWLRRRSTSELQNLDLNDISIVPAGSASHVPYMAFLARGRDVDKPAVIVLLDSDDAGNQAVKKLKKGGPGEKQLVAPEYVVQLAQVDGISTANPDGVVGIEDLIPLEIAKLAACRYTEEFAIDADLNGMLVIEETVYPSPKGTLDGLERLARKHLDDESFHLDKIGFARHVLAVIGDEAADVAAIAQFESNFRALLKRLAGMQRSAMRVQRQELIRDRVNRIRDRFQTDHESSAKREAVTLLIEEIRSQLDESVEADLVRDELLIWEREYKLDDDPRADVENYHQFLDRLRGLAYVGTRSVQQGVPTV from the coding sequence TTGAACTATTCACCTGACCCATGGGATCGAGCTCCCGCGGGAGAAGGCTTTTATCCGTTCGTCAAGATCGCTCTCGACCCGAGCGTCACAACTATTGTGGGAGCAAATGAGTCGGGCAAGAGTCAAGTGCTCGAGGCAATCGAGTTTGGGCTGACCGGCGAGAACATAATCCCGCGGGACTTCTGTCGCTATTCCCCCTTTTTCCTGCAGGACCGCGAGCTGCTGCTGCCTGAGTTCGGTCTTAAGTTTTCGCAATTAGCTGACAAAGACGTCGCAGCTATAAACGACGCCTGCGGTACTGGCACCACCCTTGAGGTGCCCGACGAGATCGCAGTGTTTAGAGTGAACGCGACGCCAAAGCTGCGGATGTATATGCGCCATGGGGACGAGTGGTCCATGAGCCACATCAAGAAGCCTTCTGCTCTCAAAGACCTTCACATCCCGCTGGTCTATAAGATCGACGCACGAACCCCTCTCCCGGACTCGGTTCCAATCCAGTTTCTGGCCAGCGGTAACGAGGAGCACGCGGTCGGCCACCGAGGAATCCGCTCGCGTCTAGACATGATTCTCAACAATCGGGCCTGGTTCGGTTCACCCGCAGTATTCGCCGAAAACAGCGAAACGATTCGAACGGCGCTTGACGCCCAAGATGACGGCGACGAGCGAGAAAGAGCGAAATTCCGACTTGCACGCACTCTGCTTCTTGACGTGGCTAAGCTGCCCGCTCAGCTCTTTGAGCAACTTAGCGAGGCTATCCGAGATGGCAAGCATGGATACGCGAAAAGTATCGTCGACACGATCAACGGTGCTCTGGCCCGGTCTCTGAACTTCCAGCATTGGTGGCGCCAAGATAGCCATTTTGAACTCTTCGTCGAGCATCAGGAGTACCACTTGGACTTCATGATCCGAGACCGAACGGGGAGGTCGTATTCATTCGACGAGAGAAGTGGAGGCCTCAAGTACTTTCTGAGCTACTTTGTCCAATACCTAGCTCACGCCGCCGCACGAAGCTCTGAACAAGAGATACTCCTAATGGACGAACCCGACGCCTACTTGTCGTCGTCCGGCCAGAAAGATCTGCTGCAGATTTTCGATGCCTTCGCATTTCCGAGGGACGATGGCCTGAGACCGGTTCAAGTCGTCTACGTCACCCATTCTCCATTCCTTATTGATAAGAATCACGCCGAGAGAATACGTGTTCTGGAAAAAGGTCGAAACGATGAAGGGACGCGCGTTGTAGCCAATGCGTCGCGGAATCACTATGAGCCGCTCCGAACAGCTCTGGGTGAGTTTGTCGCTGAGACCACGTTCATGGGAAACTGCAACCTGATCATCGAAGGCCCGTCAGATCAAGTGCTGATTGCTGGAGTATCGACCTGGCTTCGACGGCGGTCCACGTCAGAGCTCCAAAACCTCGATCTTAACGACATCTCGATTGTCCCTGCCGGTTCGGCGAGTCACGTCCCGTACATGGCATTTTTGGCGCGGGGTAGAGACGTTGACAAGCCAGCGGTCATAGTTCTGCTCGACAGCGACGACGCAGGCAACCAGGCAGTCAAGAAGTTGAAGAAGGGTGGACCGGGAGAAAAGCAGCTAGTCGCGCCCGAATACGTGGTCCAGCTTGCTCAAGTCGACGGTATTTCGACGGCGAACCCCGATGGCGTAGTGGGGATCGAGGATCTGATTCCGCTCGAGATCGCAAAGCTGGCGGCTTGCCGGTACACCGAGGAGTTCGCGATCGACGCAGACCTCAACGGAATGCTTGTCATCGAAGAAACGGTATACCCCAGCCCCAAAGGAACTCTTGACGGGCTCGAGCGACTCGCTAGGAAGCACCTCGATGACGAATCCTTTCACCTCGACAAGATTGGATTTGCGCGCCATGTGCTGGCGGTCATTGGAGACGAAGCGGCCGACGTGGCAGCCATTGCACAATTCGAATCAAACTTCCGCGCCCTGCTCAAGCGCCTAGCCGGCATGCAAAGAAGTGCTATGCGAGTTCAGAGACAAGAGCTCATTCGCGACCGCGTCAACAGGATCCGAGACCGCTTTCAAACGGACCATGAGTCCAGCGCCAAGCGTGAGGCCGTCACCCTTCTGATCGAGGAGATCAGAAGCCAACTCGATGAAAGCGTCGAAGCCGATCTTGTTCGGGACGAGTTACTAATCTGGGAGCGCGAGTACAAGCTTGACGATGATCCACGCGCGGACGTAGAGAACTACCATCAATTTCTTGATCGCCTTCGAGGCTTGGCATATGTGGGCACCCGTAGTGTTCAGCAAGGAGTTCCTACGGTGTAG